One genomic segment of Capricornis sumatraensis isolate serow.1 chromosome X, serow.2, whole genome shotgun sequence includes these proteins:
- the LOC138071074 gene encoding protein ARMCX6-like — MSDAKDIKNFCCAVGLSKEPFIQGKVLLAEPKDASFSFSHDIHSHLASLSIAGNTIPTPDPAVEDGKALCGPDNLNAGVENQGQMKMCISQVCRETVSLCCNSLLQQAGLNLLISMTVINTMLAKSVSGLMLPLIPEGSECAEGQVVKPLTGLSEKPALSGELLRAQVLCPFLPLFVRNTNRQLLSESLAS, encoded by the coding sequence tgatgctaaagatattaaaaatttctGTTGTGCTGTTGGcctctccaaggagcctttcATTCAGGGAAAAGTATTGTTAGCTGAGCCCAAGGATGCCAGTTTTTCATTTAGCCATGATATCCACAGTCATTTGGCCAGCCTCTCCATTGCTGGAAACACAATCCCGACTCCCGACCCTGCTGTTGAGGACGGAAAGGCTTTGTGTGGCCCGGATAACTTGAACGCAGGTGTCGAAAATCAGGGCCAGATGAAGATGTGCATCAGCCAAGTGTGTCGGGAGACCGTGTCTCTTTGCTGCAACTCACTTCTGCAGCAGGCTGGATTAAATTTGTTAATAAGCATGACAGTTATTAATACCATGCTTGCCAAGTCCGTTTCAGGCTTGATGCTTCCTTTGATACCAGAGGGAAGTGAATGTGCTGAGGGGCAGGTTGTGAAACCCCTGACGGGTTTGTCTGAAAAGCCAGCCTTGTCGGGGGAGTTGCTGAGAGCCCAAGTGCTAtgccccttcctgcccctctTTGTCAGGAACACAAACAGACAGCTTCTCTCAGAATCCCTGGCCTCTTAA